One region of Streptomyces subrutilus genomic DNA includes:
- a CDS encoding urease subunit beta — protein sequence MIPGEIAYGDGPVRLNEGRPVTRLTVLNAADRPVQVGSHYHFAEANPGLDFDRSAARGLRLNIAAGTAVRFEPGIPVAVELVPLGGLRTVPGLRGETGGPLDG from the coding sequence ATGATCCCCGGCGAGATCGCCTACGGGGACGGACCGGTGCGCCTCAACGAGGGCCGCCCCGTCACCCGCCTCACCGTGCTCAACGCCGCCGACCGGCCCGTCCAGGTCGGCTCCCACTACCACTTCGCCGAGGCCAACCCGGGCCTCGACTTCGACCGTTCCGCCGCCCGCGGGCTCCGGCTCAACATCGCCGCCGGCACCGCCGTACGGTTCGAGCCGGGCATCCCGGTCGCGGTGGAACTCGTCCCGCTGGGCGGACTGCGCACCGTGCCCGGACTGCGCGGGGAGACCGGGGGGCCGCTCGATGGCTGA
- a CDS encoding urease subunit gamma, with the protein MQLTPHEQERLLIHVAADVAARRRARGVLLNHPEAIALITSHILEGARDGRTVAELMSSGRTVLGRAEVMEGIPEMIHDVQVEATFPDGTKLVTVHDPIV; encoded by the coding sequence GTGCAACTGACTCCGCACGAGCAGGAGAGACTGCTCATCCACGTGGCCGCGGACGTGGCCGCGCGGCGCCGGGCCCGCGGGGTGCTCCTCAACCACCCCGAGGCGATCGCGCTGATCACGTCGCACATCCTCGAAGGGGCCCGCGACGGGCGGACCGTGGCCGAGCTGATGTCCTCCGGCCGTACCGTGCTCGGCCGCGCGGAGGTCATGGAGGGGATCCCCGAGATGATCCACGACGTACAGGTCGAGGCCACCTTCCCGGACGGGACCAAGCTCGTCACCGTCCACGACCCGATCGTCTGA